One genomic region from Halobaculum sp. XH14 encodes:
- a CDS encoding cupredoxin domain-containing protein, protein MTEGSIGANMQPMMQMGFEAMVGSPAMDEYPAEPNDEGFVDVAMIAYDDDTNNYHFMPHVVWVEPGTTVRWAHTAKGISERRTHSATAITPDLMAGYPRLIPENGASFDSGLLPGSHDSEFDAVGETELIRYGPYTHTFEEKGVYFYLCQPHYGVSGMAGAVVVGELWEENQGEGWSPGMTADLSPIVEADPVNGPVIKEKIEGDLRTMVRHGEEGGEGGGGH, encoded by the coding sequence ATGACCGAGGGTTCCATCGGTGCGAACATGCAGCCGATGATGCAGATGGGGTTCGAGGCGATGGTGGGATCACCGGCGATGGATGAGTATCCGGCTGAGCCGAACGACGAGGGGTTCGTGGATGTTGCGATGATCGCCTACGATGACGACACGAACAACTATCACTTCATGCCGCACGTGGTGTGGGTGGAGCCCGGAACAACGGTTCGTTGGGCGCACACCGCCAAAGGCATCTCTGAACGACGGACACACTCTGCGACAGCCATCACGCCTGACCTTATGGCAGGCTATCCGCGGTTGATTCCTGAAAACGGAGCCTCGTTCGACTCCGGGTTGCTTCCAGGCAGTCACGACAGCGAGTTCGACGCGGTGGGCGAGACCGAACTCATACGATATGGACCATATACCCACACGTTCGAGGAGAAGGGGGTCTACTTCTATCTCTGTCAGCCCCACTACGGGGTTAGTGGGATGGCCGGCGCCGTTGTGGTCGGGGAACTCTGGGAAGAGAACCAAGGCGAGGGCTGGTCACCCGGCATGACCGCTGACCTCTCGCCCATCGTTGAGGCAGACCCAGTCAACGGGCCCGTAATCAAGGAGAAAATCGAGGGCGATCTCCGAACCATGGTACGTCACGGTGAGGAGGGCGGCGAAGGCGGAGGTGGACACTGA